In a genomic window of Corynebacterium lizhenjunii:
- the selA gene encoding L-seryl-tRNA(Sec) selenium transferase: MTDPRRNIPRTDTLLELVPHLSPAKAKQIIREVQDAARAGDIPVADVEAEVKRRAARTYSLHPVLNATGVIIHTNLGRAPLAPAAVDALVAAAGYTDVELDMDTGTRGARGVEATQALLAACPAEDALVVNNGAAALLLATAALGKSEVIISRGELIEIGAGFRLPELIESTPVRLREVGATNRTHLHDYAAAIGDNTGAILKVHPSNFRMEGFTSSVGVAPLRRLADEHGLALIVDLGSGLLRPDAVLPEEPALIAQLDADVVIASGDKLLGGPQAGILLGKKAAISAIRTHPLARAVRIDKLRLNALEASVNTPNAVQAALHISPQRLLERTRWLQQQIPGSEVVEHTGRVGGGGAPEYPLEGWALALPAHLARPLRLGQPAVLPRVHEGRCLIDLRCIPESADATVAQAIKAAACT; this comes from the coding sequence ATGACTGATCCGCGCCGAAATATCCCCCGCACAGACACACTGTTGGAGCTCGTCCCGCACTTGAGTCCCGCAAAGGCCAAGCAGATTATCCGCGAGGTCCAAGATGCCGCCCGCGCTGGAGACATTCCAGTTGCAGACGTAGAAGCGGAGGTCAAGCGCCGGGCGGCCCGGACGTATTCCCTGCACCCGGTGCTCAACGCAACGGGGGTCATCATCCACACCAATCTGGGCCGCGCGCCGCTGGCACCCGCGGCAGTAGATGCCTTGGTGGCCGCAGCCGGATACACCGACGTGGAACTCGACATGGACACGGGCACTCGTGGTGCGCGTGGGGTGGAAGCCACCCAAGCGCTCCTGGCGGCCTGCCCGGCCGAAGACGCCCTGGTGGTCAACAACGGGGCGGCGGCTTTGCTGCTGGCAACGGCCGCGCTGGGAAAATCCGAAGTCATTATTTCGCGGGGAGAACTCATAGAGATCGGCGCGGGCTTCCGCCTGCCGGAGCTCATCGAGTCCACGCCCGTGCGCCTACGCGAAGTAGGCGCCACCAACCGCACCCATCTGCACGATTACGCGGCCGCTATCGGGGACAACACCGGGGCGATCCTCAAAGTCCACCCCTCGAATTTCCGCATGGAGGGCTTTACCTCCTCCGTGGGGGTGGCCCCGCTGCGTCGCCTGGCCGATGAACATGGCCTGGCGCTCATCGTAGACCTGGGCTCTGGGTTGTTGCGCCCGGACGCGGTGTTGCCGGAAGAGCCTGCGCTTATTGCGCAATTGGACGCCGATGTAGTCATTGCCAGCGGCGATAAGCTACTCGGCGGGCCGCAGGCAGGAATCTTGTTGGGGAAGAAGGCCGCCATTTCCGCGATCCGTACCCACCCACTGGCGCGGGCCGTGCGTATAGACAAGCTGCGGCTCAATGCCTTAGAGGCCAGCGTGAATACCCCCAATGCCGTACAAGCGGCGCTGCATATTTCCCCGCAGCGTTTGCTAGAGCGCACGCGCTGGTTGCAGCAGCAGATTCCCGGCAGTGAGGTGGTGGAGCACACTGGGCGCGTGGGCGGCGGCGGTGCCCCGGAGTACCCGCTGGAAGGCTGGGCATTGGCCCTGCCCGCCCACCTGGCCCGGCCCTTGCGTTTGGGGCAGCCTGCCGTGTTGCCGCGGGTGCATGAGGGTCGTTGCCTTATTGATTTGCGTTGTATCCCCGAGTCTGCCGATGCCACCGTGGCCCAGGCCATCAAGGCGGCCGCATGTACGTAG
- the fdnG gene encoding formate dehydrogenase-N subunit alpha — MSRFSPLNWPVVRQLRGSDPFARDVNTQSKKSRELDGRLVEADRVVQSVCPYCAVGCSQRVYVKDNQVIQIEGDPDSPISRGRLCPKGAASEQLVNSATRLTKIKYRAPYATEWQELDTETAMDMIADRFVESRKNKWQDVDEQGRPLRRTMGVAGLGGATLDNEENYLIKKLFTATGAIQIENQARIUHSATVPSLGTSFGRGGATQPLQDMANADCIVIQGSNMAECHPVGFQWVIEAKKRGARVIHVDPRYTRTSASANRHIGIRAGSDIVLFGALIKYFIDNDLYFHDYVVAYTNASAIISPDFQDTEDLDGLFSGYDPETGKYVTDSWSYVSKEEGSSWNVEKDETLQHPNCVFQILKRHYSRYTPEMVQDVCGISQEDFYYLANSIADNSKPDRTTCFAYALGFTQHTMGVQFIRTLAILQLLMGNVGRPGSGIMALRGHASIQGSTDIPTLFNSLPGYLPMPHVQAQNWQQYLDSFRSEDQKGFWQIGENYAVSLMKSYWGDAATEENNWGLDLMPRISGAHSTYETLMGMLDHEVEGYIVFGQNPAVAQSNGSMQRRGLANLKWLVVRDFQEIETASFWYDSPEVRSGELKTEEIGTEVFLMPAATHVEKAGTFTQTQRMLQWRYQAVTPPGDATSESWFFYHLGRKIRQRLADSTDPRDLPVQQVTWDYKVDAEGEPDNEEILKEINGYYLEGPHEGELLPAFTEMKADGSTAGGCWIYTGVFKDGINHAAKKVPGSQQNEVAPDWGWVWPANRRLLYNRASARPDGTPWSERKKYVWWDAESGRWTGDDVPDFPVTKDPSYRAPADAVGPAALNGDDPFIMQSDGLGWLFAPKGISDGPLPAHYEPHESPVPNAVYKQQQSPTRLTIKRPDNLSRPQPGEPGADVYPFMFTTYRLTEMYTSGAMSRRLPFLAELQPGLFCEVSPQLAKLRGLENGQWATIISPRGAIEAQVLVTERMPMFSINGQDYHQIGLPFHYGDSDTTAVTGDGANDLLGLTLEPNVFIQNSKVSACDIIPGRRPRGQARVDLVKEYQQRAGLTVESGNNLVDVEDSFTINPEPEQTTHPEPETATHSELEKEDQ; from the coding sequence ATGTCTAGATTCAGTCCGCTCAACTGGCCGGTGGTACGGCAGCTCCGCGGCAGTGACCCGTTTGCGCGGGATGTCAACACCCAGTCGAAAAAGAGCCGTGAGCTTGACGGTCGCCTGGTTGAAGCAGACCGCGTGGTGCAATCGGTGTGCCCGTATTGTGCTGTTGGCTGCTCGCAGCGCGTGTACGTCAAAGATAACCAGGTCATTCAGATTGAAGGCGACCCAGATTCACCGATCTCGCGCGGGCGCCTGTGCCCCAAGGGTGCGGCGTCTGAACAGTTGGTCAACTCCGCAACCCGCCTGACCAAGATTAAGTACCGCGCGCCCTATGCCACCGAGTGGCAGGAGCTGGATACCGAGACCGCCATGGATATGATTGCGGACCGCTTTGTGGAATCCCGCAAGAATAAGTGGCAGGACGTTGATGAGCAAGGCCGTCCGCTGCGCCGCACCATGGGTGTGGCCGGGCTGGGCGGTGCGACCCTGGATAACGAGGAAAACTACCTGATTAAGAAGCTGTTTACCGCCACAGGGGCGATACAGATCGAAAATCAGGCGCGCATATGACACTCTGCCACCGTTCCTAGTTTAGGAACCTCGTTTGGCCGCGGCGGAGCGACCCAACCGCTGCAGGACATGGCAAATGCGGACTGCATTGTCATTCAAGGGTCCAACATGGCTGAATGCCACCCGGTGGGTTTCCAGTGGGTGATTGAGGCCAAAAAGCGCGGGGCTCGCGTGATCCATGTTGATCCGCGCTACACCCGTACCTCGGCGTCGGCGAACCGTCACATCGGGATCCGTGCTGGAAGTGACATTGTGCTCTTTGGTGCGCTGATCAAGTACTTCATTGATAATGACTTGTACTTCCATGACTACGTGGTGGCCTATACCAATGCCTCGGCCATTATCTCTCCTGATTTCCAGGACACCGAGGATCTAGATGGGCTGTTTTCTGGCTACGACCCGGAGACGGGCAAGTACGTCACGGATTCGTGGAGCTACGTTTCCAAGGAGGAGGGTTCTTCCTGGAACGTGGAAAAGGATGAGACTCTGCAGCATCCGAACTGCGTGTTCCAGATTCTCAAGCGCCACTATTCGCGCTATACACCGGAGATGGTGCAGGACGTTTGTGGTATTTCCCAGGAGGACTTCTACTACCTGGCGAACTCGATTGCGGATAACTCCAAGCCGGATCGCACCACGTGTTTTGCCTATGCTTTGGGCTTTACCCAGCACACGATGGGCGTGCAATTCATCCGCACCCTGGCCATCTTGCAATTGCTGATGGGCAACGTGGGTCGCCCGGGCTCGGGCATTATGGCCCTGCGCGGACACGCCTCCATCCAGGGCTCCACCGACATCCCCACCCTGTTTAACTCGCTGCCGGGGTATCTGCCCATGCCGCACGTGCAGGCGCAGAACTGGCAGCAATACCTGGATAGCTTCCGCAGTGAAGACCAAAAGGGTTTCTGGCAGATAGGGGAGAACTACGCGGTGAGTTTGATGAAGTCCTATTGGGGCGACGCCGCCACGGAGGAGAATAACTGGGGCCTGGACCTGATGCCGCGCATCAGTGGCGCGCACTCGACCTATGAGACCCTCATGGGCATGCTGGACCACGAGGTGGAGGGCTACATTGTCTTCGGGCAAAACCCTGCGGTGGCCCAGTCCAACGGTTCCATGCAACGCCGGGGCCTAGCCAACCTCAAGTGGTTGGTGGTGCGCGACTTCCAGGAGATTGAGACGGCTTCCTTCTGGTACGACTCCCCGGAGGTGCGCAGCGGCGAACTCAAGACGGAAGAAATTGGCACCGAGGTTTTCTTGATGCCAGCGGCCACCCACGTGGAAAAGGCTGGAACCTTTACTCAGACGCAGCGTATGCTGCAGTGGCGTTATCAGGCGGTGACTCCGCCGGGAGATGCCACCAGTGAGTCCTGGTTCTTCTACCACTTGGGGCGCAAGATTAGGCAGCGCCTGGCGGACTCGACGGATCCGCGGGATCTGCCGGTACAGCAGGTTACCTGGGACTACAAGGTGGATGCCGAGGGTGAGCCGGATAATGAGGAGATCCTCAAGGAGATCAACGGCTACTACCTGGAAGGTCCCCACGAGGGCGAGCTGTTGCCCGCGTTTACGGAGATGAAGGCCGACGGCTCTACCGCAGGTGGCTGCTGGATTTATACCGGCGTATTTAAGGACGGCATTAACCATGCCGCCAAGAAGGTGCCCGGTTCCCAGCAAAATGAGGTGGCTCCGGATTGGGGCTGGGTCTGGCCTGCGAACCGGCGGCTGCTCTACAACCGGGCATCGGCACGCCCGGATGGCACCCCGTGGTCCGAGCGCAAGAAGTATGTCTGGTGGGACGCGGAGTCTGGCCGCTGGACCGGCGACGATGTCCCGGACTTCCCGGTGACCAAGGACCCCAGCTACCGCGCGCCTGCCGATGCCGTGGGCCCTGCAGCTTTGAATGGTGATGACCCCTTCATCATGCAGTCCGACGGCCTGGGTTGGCTGTTTGCGCCGAAGGGTATTTCCGACGGGCCACTGCCGGCGCACTATGAGCCGCATGAGTCCCCGGTGCCTAATGCGGTCTACAAGCAGCAGCAGTCGCCCACGCGCCTGACCATCAAGCGCCCCGATAACCTTTCTCGGCCGCAGCCGGGGGAGCCGGGCGCGGACGTGTATCCGTTCATGTTCACCACCTACCGCTTGACGGAGATGTACACCTCTGGCGCAATGTCGCGGCGCCTGCCATTTTTGGCGGAGCTGCAGCCGGGCTTGTTCTGTGAGGTCTCCCCACAGCTGGCTAAGCTGCGCGGCTTGGAAAACGGCCAATGGGCCACCATCATCTCTCCCCGCGGAGCCATCGAGGCCCAGGTCCTGGTGACTGAGCGCATGCCGATGTTTAGCATCAACGGCCAGGACTACCACCAGATCGGGTTGCCGTTCCACTACGGCGACTCCGATACCACGGCGGTTACAGGTGATGGCGCTAATGACCTGCTGGGGCTGACCCTGGAGCCGAATGTGTTCATTCAAAACTCCAAGGTCTCCGCGTGTGACATCATCCCGGGGCGCCGCCCGCGGGGACAGGCGCGCGTGGATTTGGTCAAGGAATACCAACAGCGCGCGGGCCTGACTGTGGAGTCTGGAAATAACTTGGTGGATGTGGAGGACTCCTTCACCATCAACCCCGAGCCGGAACAGACCACGCACCCTGAGCCGGAAACGGCCACCCACTCGGAGCTGGAAAAGGAGGACCAGTAA
- the selD gene encoding selenide, water dikinase SelD, producing MEPIALTSLAAGGGCACKIPAGQLESAVAGLVGTADPNVLVGLDDGDDAAAVRLHDGLAVISTADFFTPMLNDPYDWGRVAAANALSDVYAMGGTPLTAINLVGWPDLPLDILREVLRGGMDVATQAGISVTGGHSITSPEPIYGMAVTGTVAEDKLMRNDAAAAGLPITLTKAIGVGIFNNKHKATGEVSAEAVESMTTLNDRAARLAVEAGVKAATDVTGFGLLGHLYKMCRASGVGAEIELDAVPEIPGAKQALAEGFVPGGSRRNLEWVRSHLDTTASEEDLVFLADAQTSGGLLIIGEVPGYPVIGRTVAGEPRIRIV from the coding sequence ATGGAACCTATCGCCTTGACCTCCCTGGCCGCCGGTGGCGGCTGTGCCTGCAAAATCCCTGCTGGGCAACTTGAAAGCGCTGTTGCCGGCCTAGTGGGTACCGCGGATCCAAATGTCCTGGTGGGCCTCGATGATGGTGATGATGCCGCCGCTGTGCGTCTCCATGACGGGCTTGCGGTGATCTCTACCGCAGACTTCTTTACTCCCATGCTCAACGACCCCTATGACTGGGGCCGCGTCGCCGCCGCTAACGCGCTATCCGATGTCTACGCCATGGGCGGAACCCCGCTGACCGCAATCAACTTGGTGGGCTGGCCAGACCTTCCCCTGGATATTTTGCGGGAAGTGCTGCGCGGCGGCATGGATGTGGCAACTCAGGCCGGGATCTCCGTGACGGGCGGGCACTCGATTACCTCCCCGGAGCCCATCTACGGCATGGCTGTTACCGGGACCGTTGCAGAAGACAAACTCATGCGTAACGATGCCGCCGCGGCCGGGCTGCCCATCACCTTGACCAAAGCAATCGGCGTGGGCATCTTCAACAACAAGCACAAGGCCACCGGGGAGGTCTCGGCTGAAGCCGTGGAGTCCATGACTACCTTGAATGATCGCGCAGCTCGCCTGGCGGTCGAGGCCGGAGTCAAGGCAGCCACGGATGTGACCGGGTTTGGGCTGCTGGGCCACCTCTACAAGATGTGCCGCGCCTCCGGCGTGGGTGCCGAAATTGAGTTAGACGCCGTTCCAGAGATTCCCGGCGCCAAGCAAGCCCTTGCCGAGGGCTTTGTCCCCGGCGGGTCTCGCCGCAATCTGGAGTGGGTGCGCAGCCACCTGGACACCACAGCTAGCGAGGAGGACTTGGTCTTTCTTGCCGATGCCCAGACTTCCGGAGGTCTGCTCATCATCGGCGAGGTCCCCGGCTACCCCGTTATCGGCCGCACTGTTGCTGGCGAGCCGCGCATCCGTATCGTTTAA
- the nrfD gene encoding NrfD/PsrC family molybdoenzyme membrane anchor subunit, protein MPNEFDEYRPPQEPRKRGRKGGRQDGRKGGHNRSIGAGGQDGSKEVRVAEDFEFSDYYGKPVVKAPPWEWPIGAYLFLGGVAGGSALLAAGAQATGNAPLRTATRLTAFGAAGAGSAMLVLDLGRPERLLNMFRVFKLSSPMSVGSWILASFGAASSLPALSELARKPLPLANAAGIIAGVLGGPLAAYTAVLLGDTSNPVWSDTRGHLPYVFVSSAALASSGVAMVTTPVANAAPARTVAMVGAAADLAATRKMEETMQPETVRHLHRTKLMKAAEVLVAVGGVGTVAAAVTKSKAVSVLAGVALAAGSCCTRFGILEAGLASAQDPQAVIGPQSRRAKERRQSQGLEGDVISTS, encoded by the coding sequence ATGCCGAATGAGTTTGACGAATATCGCCCGCCCCAGGAACCCCGCAAGCGGGGGCGCAAAGGCGGCCGCCAAGATGGTCGCAAAGGCGGTCACAACAGGAGCATCGGCGCCGGTGGCCAGGACGGCAGCAAGGAAGTCCGGGTAGCGGAAGACTTTGAGTTCTCCGATTACTACGGCAAGCCCGTGGTCAAGGCCCCGCCGTGGGAATGGCCGATTGGCGCCTATCTGTTCTTAGGCGGCGTGGCCGGCGGCAGTGCGCTGCTGGCCGCTGGTGCACAAGCAACGGGCAATGCACCGCTGCGCACCGCCACCCGACTGACGGCCTTTGGCGCAGCCGGAGCCGGTTCAGCCATGCTGGTGCTCGACCTGGGCCGCCCGGAGCGCCTGCTGAACATGTTCCGCGTGTTCAAGCTGAGTTCGCCCATGTCCGTGGGCTCCTGGATCCTGGCCAGCTTCGGCGCGGCATCCTCGCTGCCAGCGCTAAGCGAACTGGCACGGAAGCCGCTGCCGTTGGCTAATGCCGCGGGCATTATCGCCGGGGTCCTCGGCGGTCCTTTGGCCGCCTATACCGCGGTGCTGTTGGGCGATACGTCCAACCCTGTGTGGTCGGATACTCGCGGCCATTTGCCGTATGTCTTTGTCTCCTCGGCAGCGCTAGCCTCTTCGGGCGTGGCTATGGTGACCACCCCGGTGGCAAACGCCGCTCCCGCGCGTACCGTGGCCATGGTGGGCGCAGCCGCAGACCTCGCCGCCACGCGCAAGATGGAAGAGACTATGCAGCCAGAGACTGTGCGCCACCTGCACCGCACCAAGTTGATGAAGGCGGCTGAGGTCTTGGTGGCCGTGGGCGGCGTGGGCACGGTTGCAGCCGCGGTCACGAAGTCCAAGGCTGTGTCTGTGCTGGCAGGAGTGGCCCTGGCGGCAGGATCTTGTTGCACGCGCTTTGGCATCTTGGAAGCCGGCCTGGCATCCGCGCAAGACCCCCAGGCGGTCATTGGCCCGCAGTCGCGCCGCGCGAAGGAACGCCGGCAGTCCCAAGGGCTAGAAGGCGACGTCATTAGCACAAGCTAA
- the yedF gene encoding sulfurtransferase-like selenium metabolism protein YedF has protein sequence MTTRPDFTLDLCGESCPYPVIHTLEALEGLEPGQTLEVTTDCPQAFRNVPDDATAAGHELVGTPSRVGARMTFVFRRGEEAITPTKTSKTSWWRRN, from the coding sequence ATGACAACTAGGCCTGACTTCACCCTGGATCTGTGCGGGGAGTCTTGCCCATATCCAGTTATCCACACCCTAGAGGCCTTGGAGGGCCTTGAACCCGGGCAGACCTTGGAGGTTACGACGGATTGCCCGCAAGCCTTCCGCAATGTGCCGGATGATGCCACCGCAGCAGGGCATGAGCTGGTAGGCACCCCGTCTCGCGTGGGTGCGCGCATGACCTTCGTCTTCCGTAGGGGCGAGGAGGCCATCACCCCTACGAAGACGTCGAAGACGTCCTGGTGGCGCCGGAATTAA
- a CDS encoding 4Fe-4S dicluster domain-containing protein, translated as MANRLVEAGHAAGYDSFQRMAFFTDTSICIGCKACEVACKEWNRNPVEGYGVTGNSYDNTGSLGANTWRHVAFVEQNEQRITQAREEGRQLVALGLPSVGAPGVWAPSVGKPGDETPGDGAPTIPDTDDFRWLMSSDVCKHCTNAGCLDVCPTGALFRTEYGTVVVQDDVCNGCGTCVAGCPFGVIERRDDGGVSLKTDKTATVEHQDNSHAGVNVLAKLKQLRPQGPDHTPGKAMPIKNLGVAQKCTMCYDRLKGGEQPACAKTCPTTSIKFGTYEAMLAEAKARVAQLHEQGLSEARLYGANPADGVGGTGSIFLLLDAPEVYGLPPDPRVPTEDLPKMFKTACKAVAGFTAVVAASFALGGH; from the coding sequence ATGGCAAACCGCTTAGTCGAGGCCGGTCACGCCGCAGGCTATGACTCTTTCCAGCGCATGGCCTTCTTCACGGATACGTCCATCTGTATCGGCTGCAAGGCCTGTGAGGTGGCGTGTAAGGAATGGAACCGCAACCCCGTAGAGGGATATGGCGTTACTGGTAACTCCTATGACAACACCGGGTCCCTGGGCGCAAACACCTGGCGGCATGTGGCATTCGTGGAGCAAAATGAGCAGCGGATAACCCAAGCGCGCGAGGAAGGCCGCCAGCTGGTGGCCCTGGGCCTGCCTAGCGTAGGGGCGCCCGGGGTGTGGGCACCCAGCGTTGGGAAGCCAGGCGATGAGACGCCCGGCGATGGCGCGCCCACCATTCCGGACACCGATGACTTCCGCTGGCTGATGTCTTCTGATGTATGCAAGCATTGCACTAACGCGGGGTGCTTGGACGTGTGCCCGACGGGTGCGCTCTTTCGCACGGAGTACGGCACCGTGGTGGTCCAAGATGACGTCTGCAATGGCTGCGGCACATGCGTGGCAGGTTGCCCCTTTGGGGTGATCGAGCGGCGCGACGATGGCGGCGTGAGCCTCAAGACGGATAAAACCGCCACCGTGGAGCACCAGGATAATTCCCATGCCGGGGTCAATGTCCTGGCTAAGCTCAAGCAGCTGCGCCCACAGGGGCCCGATCACACCCCGGGTAAGGCCATGCCCATTAAGAACTTGGGCGTGGCGCAGAAGTGCACCATGTGTTACGACCGCCTCAAAGGCGGGGAGCAACCGGCGTGCGCCAAGACGTGTCCCACCACGTCTATTAAATTTGGGACATACGAGGCGATGTTGGCTGAGGCAAAGGCGCGCGTGGCCCAACTACATGAGCAAGGGCTCAGCGAAGCCCGGCTCTACGGTGCTAACCCTGCAGACGGCGTCGGCGGCACCGGCTCCATCTTCCTTCTGCTCGATGCCCCCGAGGTCTATGGTCTGCCGCCAGACCCGCGGGTGCCCACGGAGGACTTGCCCAAGATGTTTAAGACTGCCTGCAAGGCTGTGGCTGGATTCACCGCCGTGGTGGCGGCCTCGTTTGCGCTGGGAGGACACTAA
- the selB gene encoding selenocysteine-specific translation elongation factor, with protein MYVVSTAGHVDHGKSTLVEALTAMDPDRWAEEKERGLTIDLGFAWTQVQGMDVAFVDVPGHERFVSNMLAGLAPVPVVLLVVAADEGWQAQSSDHRDAIAALGVRYGVVALTRSDKASAADIERTRAQVAAELAGTLLADAPVVPVSAHSGAGLEELRERLAAVLAATPRPEGRTRLWIDRAFSITGAGTVVTGTLGQGSIEVGDTVEIPGVGRVQVRGIHSENRAIECAEPITRVALNLRGVEAKQLHRGQQVLGDPWPLTDTVDVRARIRVAEAVAHIGSGAYPVRVRPLGTEFARLRFREPIALEPGDRMVLRTEELIGAEVLDVDVAPLTRRGDAARRAQELHNPAQAYIERVKAVTAEHLEFLGHRNVSGTVEFRGWIVLATAVVEWKQQLIAAVDAQDPLSPLSKAAAIEKLGLPEPLLPLIVAAAQLRHEDGLIFREAPDLGEAVAKLEQRLRERPFDAPEAGELSSREIAAAVRAGKLVRLGAIVLLPDAVEIAVARIRELEQPFSTSQARQALETTRRVAIPLLEHLDELKITRRLEDGTRQLR; from the coding sequence ATGTACGTAGTTTCTACCGCCGGCCACGTAGACCACGGAAAGTCCACGCTGGTAGAGGCTTTGACCGCCATGGACCCGGACCGGTGGGCTGAGGAAAAAGAGCGCGGGCTGACCATTGATTTGGGTTTTGCCTGGACCCAGGTGCAGGGCATGGATGTGGCATTCGTGGACGTGCCGGGACACGAGCGCTTTGTGAGCAATATGTTGGCGGGTTTGGCACCCGTGCCGGTGGTGTTGTTGGTGGTGGCAGCCGATGAAGGCTGGCAGGCGCAAAGTAGTGACCATCGGGATGCCATCGCGGCCCTTGGCGTGCGCTATGGGGTGGTGGCGCTTACCCGCAGTGATAAGGCGAGTGCAGCCGACATCGAGCGCACCCGGGCGCAGGTGGCAGCGGAGCTTGCAGGCACTTTGCTTGCCGATGCCCCCGTGGTCCCCGTCAGTGCCCACAGCGGCGCTGGCCTTGAGGAGTTGCGGGAGCGGCTGGCTGCCGTGTTGGCGGCGACGCCACGGCCTGAGGGCAGGACGCGGCTGTGGATTGACCGCGCGTTTAGCATCACTGGGGCTGGCACTGTGGTCACTGGCACGCTGGGGCAGGGCAGCATTGAGGTGGGCGATACCGTAGAGATTCCCGGTGTGGGCCGGGTGCAGGTGCGCGGGATTCATAGCGAGAACCGGGCCATTGAGTGCGCAGAGCCGATAACCCGGGTGGCGCTGAACCTGCGCGGGGTAGAGGCCAAGCAATTGCACCGGGGCCAGCAGGTGTTAGGTGATCCCTGGCCGCTGACGGATACCGTGGATGTACGCGCGCGAATCCGGGTGGCAGAAGCTGTCGCGCACATTGGCTCCGGGGCGTACCCAGTGCGGGTGCGTCCTTTGGGCACAGAGTTTGCCCGGCTGCGTTTCCGCGAGCCAATTGCCTTGGAGCCAGGGGACCGGATGGTGCTGCGCACGGAGGAGCTCATTGGCGCTGAGGTACTCGACGTCGATGTTGCGCCCTTAACACGTCGCGGTGACGCTGCGCGACGGGCGCAAGAGCTTCACAATCCCGCCCAGGCATATATAGAGCGGGTCAAGGCGGTCACAGCTGAACACTTGGAGTTCCTGGGCCACCGCAATGTTAGCGGCACCGTGGAGTTTCGCGGCTGGATTGTCCTGGCCACGGCGGTGGTGGAGTGGAAGCAGCAGCTCATCGCCGCGGTTGACGCGCAGGATCCTCTCTCCCCGCTGAGCAAGGCCGCAGCGATAGAGAAACTGGGGCTTCCCGAGCCCCTGCTTCCGCTCATTGTTGCCGCGGCACAGCTGCGCCACGAGGATGGACTCATTTTCCGTGAGGCCCCGGACTTGGGCGAGGCAGTGGCCAAGCTGGAGCAGCGCTTGCGCGAACGCCCCTTCGACGCCCCGGAGGCCGGTGAGTTGAGCTCCCGCGAAATCGCTGCGGCCGTCCGGGCTGGCAAGCTTGTGCGCTTGGGCGCAATTGTGCTTCTGCCGGACGCCGTGGAGATCGCGGTTGCGCGTATACGCGAATTGGAACAGCCGTTTAGTACCTCGCAGGCCCGCCAGGCTTTGGAGACTACCCGCAGGGTGGCTATCCCGCTGCTGGAGCATTTGGACGAGCTAAAAATCA
- the yedE gene encoding selenium metabolism membrane protein YedE/FdhT has translation MSLAHYNKTSYDSPHRTRVGLPPGPVFVVLGVLSGLYFWLTGTVWAVTGEFTRLGGHVVAGLGADISQWQYFAEVTTISGSPLERTDGWIVVAMLLGSLIAALAAGDFRLRFPRLKRRWVQALCGGIIAGFGARLAFGCNLAAMFTGIPQFSLHAWIFTLFTAVGTWVGVQIIKQRWWRGPTRPQPANQGESAAAASSRTLHVAIAVALAVATLGAAVWYLTSDRASLAVAVVFGLAFGVLIQRGQICFTAAFRDLWVTRKTKLADSLVLGLAAAVVVTFVVLLATDAQPLTKPAGWGTVIGGFLFGLGIIFAGACETGMMYRAMEGQLVAWVAFAGNIVGATVLAYGWDHWGIHAALVANAPKINFYDAWGPWPALVASLAALAVWWVAMSPRRADRKTRLESQYQVAASPERSLNDN, from the coding sequence ATGTCTCTAGCGCACTACAACAAGACCTCTTATGATTCGCCGCACCGGACGCGGGTGGGTTTGCCCCCCGGTCCGGTCTTCGTCGTGTTGGGCGTACTCAGTGGACTATATTTCTGGCTCACGGGCACCGTATGGGCGGTGACCGGGGAGTTTACCCGCCTGGGCGGCCATGTTGTGGCAGGTTTGGGCGCAGATATTTCTCAGTGGCAGTACTTCGCGGAAGTCACCACAATTAGCGGCAGCCCGCTGGAGCGCACCGATGGTTGGATTGTGGTAGCCATGTTGCTTGGATCACTAATAGCCGCACTGGCGGCGGGGGATTTCCGGTTGCGTTTTCCACGGCTAAAGCGCCGGTGGGTTCAGGCATTGTGCGGTGGCATCATCGCCGGCTTCGGGGCTCGCTTGGCCTTTGGTTGCAACCTGGCGGCCATGTTTACCGGCATCCCGCAGTTCTCCTTACACGCCTGGATTTTTACCCTGTTCACCGCGGTGGGCACCTGGGTGGGCGTCCAGATAATTAAGCAGCGTTGGTGGCGTGGTCCCACCCGCCCGCAGCCGGCAAACCAGGGGGAGTCTGCCGCTGCCGCCTCCTCCCGCACGTTGCATGTTGCCATTGCTGTGGCGCTGGCCGTAGCCACCCTTGGCGCGGCTGTCTGGTACCTGACTAGCGATAGGGCTTCGCTGGCGGTGGCTGTGGTCTTTGGTCTGGCATTTGGGGTGCTGATCCAGCGCGGGCAGATTTGCTTCACCGCGGCGTTTCGAGATCTGTGGGTCACGCGCAAGACGAAGCTAGCGGATTCCCTGGTGCTGGGCTTGGCCGCAGCGGTGGTGGTTACTTTTGTGGTGCTGCTGGCAACCGATGCCCAGCCGCTGACCAAACCGGCCGGCTGGGGCACCGTTATTGGCGGGTTCCTTTTTGGCCTCGGCATCATCTTTGCCGGTGCCTGTGAGACTGGCATGATGTATCGCGCCATGGAGGGCCAACTGGTGGCGTGGGTTGCGTTCGCGGGCAACATCGTGGGCGCCACGGTCTTGGCCTATGGGTGGGACCACTGGGGCATCCACGCCGCCCTAGTGGCCAACGCACCCAAGATCAACTTCTATGACGCCTGGGGGCCATGGCCGGCACTGGTGGCCTCCCTCGCGGCGCTGGCGGTATGGTGGGTGGCCATGAGCCCGCGTCGCGCTGACCGCAAGACTCGCTTGGAGTCCCAGTACCAGGTTGCCGCTTCCCCGGAAAGGAGCCTTAATGACAACTAG